The Sphaeramia orbicularis chromosome 18, fSphaOr1.1, whole genome shotgun sequence genome contains a region encoding:
- the pelp1 gene encoding proline-, glutamic acid- and leucine-rich protein 1: MAASAWLHGPSAMRLTEGLVSVLKEQRPDYLPALLASYREHGVFPTQGASAVGGLVGFSNAKLGSSKTRFEGLCLLSMLVKDSSSEVFHQHCLSWLRSLQQVIQSQAPVQTIQLAVNILKDVLQYSTQLAELAREVGLNSILGILTSLLGLKTECELTAMEGMMACMTYYPRACGSLRDKLGAYFLSKMDSTNKKTQEMACQCYGRLPCLGGLLDRAAGAGRAEGWTNQIHCLLASANGLLDQIYQGSETEATVQYEGRGVELAFPHLDQSDPLLLLQLQHRYTAVCLALKHTLRVDPASAVRLPARLVLNLVCRALAVSSKSINLTGDGNVRLLVLPIIHTNTLEVLSALITVARIGMVQYAAVLQRLFSQTLSAWTPLPETSLGQQRAYSSVRVAVFRSLELWVQVGGASANILQGSPTHAELLFNHLLGDITPGAESIKLRGGLSADAVPGGKPGPRRTKPLVMTDTVGPLMQRKGDLMANQDTCLSALSAMRQIILSSGTLLKDDIHKRLHDVVLPLCVRLQQQQTSSSSACDSAGGISGQYSSALSRRELYRLLLALVLVPSPCYPPPLSCAVSILSKGRTDRNLKVSSFCTEALTICNSLLHPRTPSIALPLPPLTLKPTPSAAGLTPSQGPTPGLTLPTLLGGPTPGPPFPSRHSLGLGPAASLLGSLENHLSLVPGLPGQAPTPGDMMLSPHTMHHQPEPTGLGPPEGQRPVFVRYDKEEAEDVEISLESDSDDSVVIVPPGLLGMENQQDETAAAVNSQNMASTTQGSTTLTLPGGDSVTMVPTTSSTTTIDGLSLPNDLATSSPLLATSTTTPINSFPPSSGSVVSLVPPLNSSALTASPSGLADSLPGRPQLQQMLMQPSNAGQPGPMGLPLQMHQLQNQLSQGRHLHQQHPPPAPASNEDSAVININSTDEEEEEEEDMEDDEELDEEEEGMDEEDEEEDVSDYGDEEFYDGEEDFEYDEEEGEELEEEEEEDGDIPPLEGAEDKGAEGGVEEGKVLSAAVDEGGIAGFSVEGEPEGGIEEIQTRALFGEDRVKVQEVESIGVLEDAREGVGEEDESERMDDPTMPQILCVTGGAMEERDEAEEEDSGGGAADGQGDPQEEGPTWEKETNDVEPTDSSEEHMTNQSQQEQDPEAAQESGVSESQPSGPEEEQLEAVQAGPSSSSDPEAPAGPSTATTTTTTTTTTTEEEEPVSEHRDKEEAEPQAKEAAQKENDEEESKGVKRKREEVIGDEEAGQSTEKKKMDDENMASMLADFVACPPDDEDGASGSNPN; encoded by the exons ATGGCTGCATCGGCTTGGCTGCATGGCCCATCTGCTATGCGACTAACAGAAGGTTTGGTGTCGGTTCTGAAAGAGCAGCGTCCAGATTATTTGCCTGCTTTGTTGGCAAGCTATAGAGAACATGGCGTGTTCCCGACACAG GGCGCGAGTGCTGTCGGGGGGCTCGTGGGGTTTAGCAATGCCAAACTGGGCTCGAGCAAGACCAG GTTTGAGGGGCTGTGTCTGCTCTCCATGCTGGTTAAAGACAGCTCCAGTGAAGTGTTCCACCAGCACTGTCTGTCATGGCTGCGCTCCCTACAGCAGGTCATCCAg tcTCAGGCTCCAGTTCAGACCATCCAGTTAGCAGTGAACATTCTAAAGGATGTGTTGCAGTACTCAACCCAGCTTGCAGAACTGGCCCGGGAGGTAGGTCTCAACTCCATCCTGGGCATCCTGACATCTCTGCTGGGCCTCAAGACAGAG TGTGAGCTGACAGCCATGGAAGGGATGATGGCCTGTATGACCTACTATCCTCGAGCCTGTGGATCCCTCAGG GACAAACTGGGTGCCTATTTCCTCTCCAAAATGGATAGCACCAACAAGAAAACCCAAGAG ATGGCCTGTCAGTGTTACGGTCGACTGCCGTGTCTCGGGGGGCTGTTAGACAGAGCGGCGGGCGCAGGCAGAGCTGAGGGCTGGACCAATCAGATTCACTGTCTACTAGCCTCAGCCAATGGCCTACTGGATCAGATCTACCAGGGTTCAGAAACGG AAGCAACAGTGCAATATGAAGGTCGGGGGGTGGAGCTTGCCTTTCCTCATCTTGACCAATCGgatccgctgctgctgctgcagctccAGCACAGATACACTGCTGTGTGCCtggcactcaaacacacactcag GGTGGATCCGGCCTCAGCTGTCCGTCTACCTGCCAGGCTAGTACTCAATCTGGTGTGCAGAGCCCTCGCCGTCAGCTCCAAGAGCATC AATTTAACAGGCGATGGAAATGTGCGGTTGCTGGTCCTGCCCATCATACACACCAACACACTGGAGGTCCTGTCCGCTCTGATCACAGT TGCACGTATTGGCATGGTTCAGTACGCTGCAGTACTACAAAGGCTCTTCTCCCAAACTTTGTCTGCCTGGACTCCTCTACCTGAGACCAGCCTGGGTCAGCAAAGAGCGTACAG CTCAGTGCGGGTTGCGGTCTTCAGATCATTAGAGCTATGGGTGCAGGTGGGTGGAGCCTCTGCGAACATCCTGCAGGGAAGCCCTACACACGCCGAACTCCTCTTTAATCACCTGTTGGGTGACATCACACCAGGAGCAGAGTCCATTAAG CTCCGGGGGGGTCTTTCAGCTGATGCTGTTCCTGGAGGTAAACCAGGCCCTCGCAGGACAAAGCCTCTGGTGATGACAGATACAGTGGGACCATTAATGCAGAGGAAAGGAGACCTTATGGCCAATCAGGATACTTGCCTTTCAGCCCTCAGTG CAATGAGACAAATCATACTGAGCAGTGGTACACTACTAAAGGATGATATACACAAG CGTCTCCATGATGTGGTGCTGCCGCTGTGTGTGcgtctgcagcagcagcagaccaGCAGCAGCTCCGCCTGTGACTCTGCAGGAGGCATCAGCGGACAGTACAGCAGCGCCCTCAGCAGGCGAGAACTCTACAG GTTACTGCtggctctggtcctggtcccttcCCCTTGTTATCCCCCTCCCTTGTCCTGTGCTGTGTCCATCCTCAGCAAAGGACGCACTGACCGAAACCTGAAG GTGTCTTCGTTCTGCACCGAGGCTCTGACCATCTGTAACTCCCTCCTTCACCCCCGCACTCCTTCCATCGCCCTCCCCTTACCCCCTCTTACCCTCAAACCCACACCCTCTGCTGCAGGCCTCACCCCCTCTCAGGGACCAACTCCCGGACTCACTTTGCCAACCCTTCTCGGCGGTCCCACCCCAGGTCCTCCTTTCCCCTCTCGCCATTCTCTCGGCCTTGGCCCTGCTGCTTCCTTGCTGGGCTCTTTGGAGAACCACCTGTCCCTGGTCCCAGGGCTGCCAGGTCAAGCCCCCACCCCAGGGGACATGATGCTGTCTCCACACACTATGCATCACCAGCCAGAGCCAACAGGACTCGGCCCTCCAGAGGGGCAGAGACCTGTTTTTGTGCGCTATGACAAAGAGGAGGCTGAGGATGTTGAGATTTCTCTGGAGAGCGACTCGGACGACAGCGTTGTTATCGTCCCCCCAGGGTTGCTGGGTATGGAGAACCAGCAGGATGAGACGGCAGCAGCTGTGAACTCCCAGAACATGGCCTCCACTACACAAGGGAGCACTACTCTGACACTACCAG GAGGAGATTCTGTCACCATGGTTCCCACCACTTCGTCAACAACCACAATAGACGGGCTTTCACTCCCCAATGATTTGGCCACCTCATCACCTCTCCTcgccacctccaccaccacccccataaactccttccctccctccagtGGCTCTGTCGTCTCCCTGGTCCCACCTTTGAACTCTAGCGCTCTCACAGCGTCACCTAGTGGCCTGGCGGACTCATTGCCTGGCAGGCCTCAGCTCCAACAGATGCTGATGCAGCCCTCCAATGCGGGCCAACCGGGCCCCATGGGTCTACCGCTCCAAATGCACCAGCTGCAGAACCAGCTGAGCCAGGGCCGCCACCTCCACCAGCAGCACCCACCACCGGCACCCGCCAGCAACGAAGACTCGGCCGTCATCAACATCAACAGcacagatgaggaggaggaagaggaggaggacatggAGGACGACGAGGAGCTTGACGAAGAGGAAGAGGGCatggatgaggaggatgaggaggaggatgtaaGTGATTATGGGGATGAAGAGTTTTATGATGGGGAGGAGGATTTTGAGTATGAtgaagaggagggggaagagctggaggaggaagaggaggaggatggggatATCCCACCACTGGAAGGAGCAGAAGACAAAGGTGCAGAAGGTGGGGTGGAGGAGGGCAAAGTTCTCAGTGCAGCAGTGGACGAAGGCGGCATCGCCGGGTTCAGCGTAGAAGGAGAGCCAGAGGGGGGCATAGAGGAGATCCAAACCAGAGCACTGTTTGGAGAGGACCGCGTCAAAGTCCAGGAGGTGGAGAGCATAGGGGTCCTGGAGGACGCAAGGGAGGGGGTCGGAGAGGAGGATGAAAGTGAGAGGATGGACGACCCCACCATGCCCCAGATCTTGTGTGTTACCGGCGGAGCAATGGAGGAGAGAgacgaggcagaggaggaggattcaggaggaggagcagcggaTGGACAAGGAGATCCACAGGAGGAGGGGCCCACATGGGAAAAGGAAACCAATGATGTCGAACCTACTGATTCCTCAGAAGAACACATGACCAATCAGAGTCAACAG GAGCAGGATCCTGAAGCTGCACAGGAAAGCGGTGTGAGTGAAAGTCAGCCGTCTGGTCCTGAAGAAGAGCAGCTGGAGGCAGTCCAGGCTGGACCctcatcctcctcagacccagaagCACCAGCAGGACCAagtacagcaacaacaacaactactacaacaacaacaacaacagaggaggaggagccggtTAGTGAACACAGAGACAAAGAGGAAGCAGAGCCACAGGCAAAAGAAGCAGCACAGAAGGAGAATGATGAAGAGGAGAGTAAAGGAgtgaagaggaagagagaggaggttATCGGAGACGAAGAGGCCGGACAAAGCACTGAGAAGAAAAAG ATGGATGATGAAAACATGGCGTCCATGTTGGCCGATTTTGTCGCATGTCCACCTGACGATGAAGACGGTGCCTCTGGATCGAACCCTAACTGA
- the med11 gene encoding mediator of RNA polymerase II transcription subunit 11, with the protein MANERLRALEDVEKEIAMILQCAGNIVLELSKDKHNASLLDRQLVQFQSSVNRVENELSGQIRYLTQVATGQPHEGSTYSARKDCQMALNRAEYAKVKLGELGRTCEVMLEQPQT; encoded by the exons ATGGCAAATGAGCGGCTCAGGGCTCTGGAGGATGTGGAGAAGGAGATAGCCATGATTCTTCAATGTGCCG gtAATATTGTTCTGGAACTATCCAAAGACAAACACAATGCCAGCCTCCTGGACCGACAGCTGGTCCAGTTCCAGAGTTCTGTCAACCGTGTGGAGAACGAACTGAGCGGCCAGATCAGATACCTCACACAG GTGGCTACGGGTCAGCCTCATGAAGGTTCCACTTACTCAGCCAGGAAGGACTGTCAGATGGCCCTGAACAGAGCCGAGTATGCCAAGGTCAAACTGGGAGAACTGGGGCGAACATGTGAAGTCATGCTGGAGCAGCCGCAGACCTGA
- the arrb2b gene encoding arrestin, beta 2b has product MGEKVGSRVFKKSSTNNKLTLYLGNRDFVDHLDHVDPVEGVLLVDPQYLKERKVFVTLTCAFRYGREDLDVLVVSFRKVLYFRALQAYPPLPEETKPVSHLQEKLLKKLGPNAYPFSFTIPQNLPCSVTLQPGPEDTGKACGVDYELQAFCAKTVEEKVHSRNSVHLLIRKVQYAPEKDGPQPMVETSRSFLMSERALHLEASLDKGLYYHGEAISVNVHVSNYSTKTVKKLKISVRQYADICLFTTAQYKCSVAQVEAEDQVSPSSTLCKIYTLTPTLNANREKRGLALDGRLKHEDTNLASSTIMKEGSDKDTMGILVSYRVRVKAVVSRGGDVAVELPFVLMYPKPKTQVCSEPPSATDSAVDACLIELDTNTSPQNDDFVFEDFARLQLTGTSDKDEFDPFC; this is encoded by the exons GGTTTTTAAGAAGTCCAGTACAAACAATAAG CTCACACTTTATCTGGGAAACAGAGACTTTGTGGATCATCTAGACCATGTGGATCCAGTAG aAGGAGTTCTTCTTGTAGACCCACAATACCTGAAAGAACGAAAAG TGTTTGTGACTCTGACTTGTGCCTTCCGTTATGGTCGGGAGGACCTGGATGTCCTGGTTGTGTCTTTCCGGAAGGTTCTGTACTTCCGAGCCCTCCAGGCCTACCCTCCCCTACCAGAGGAGACCAAACCTGTGAGCCATCTGCAGGAGAAGCTCCTGAAGAAGCTGGGTCCAAACGCCTACCCCTTCAGCTTTACT ATTCCGCAGAACCTGCCTTGTTCAGTGACCCTTCAGCCAGGCCCAGAGGACACTGGGAAGGCATGTGGAGTTGATTATGAGCTCCAAGCATTCTGCGCAAAGACGGTGGAGGAGAAGGTCCACTCAAG gaaCTCTGTGCATTTATTGATCCGTAAAGTTCAGTACGCTCCAGAGAAGGACGGTCCACAGCCAATGGTGGAGACAAGCCGCAGCTTCCTAATGTCTGAGAGAGCGCTACACCTGGAGGCATCACTGGATAAGGGG CTGTACTACCACGGTGAAGCCATCAGTGTTAACGTCCATGTCAGCAACTACTCCACCAAGACTGTGAAGAAACTCAAGATATCTg TTCGTCAGTATGCTGACATCTGTCTGTTCACCACGGCTCAGTATAAATGTTCAGTAGCCCAGGTGGAAGCAGA GGACCAGGTTTCTCCCAGCTCCACCCTCTGTAAGATCTACACTCTGACCCCCACGCTGAACGCCAACAGGGAGAAGAGAGGCCTCGCCCTGGATGGACGGCTTAAGCATGAAGACACTAACTTGGCCTCCAGCACCAT CATGAAGGAAGGGTCTGATAAGGACACAATGGGGATCCTGGTTTCCTACAGAGTCAGAGTCAAAGCAGTGGTGTCTCGAGGAGG GGATGTAGCAGTGGAGCTTCCGTTTGTCCTGATGTATCCCAAACCTAAAACCCAGGTCTGCTCCGAACCACCATCAG CCACTGACAGTGCTGTGGACGCATGCCTTATAGAGCTGGACACTaa TACTTCACCTCAGAATGATGACTTTGTATTTGAAGACTTTGCTCGTCTGCAGCTAACAGGAACGAGTGACAAGGATGAATTTGACCCCTTCTGTTAG